From Methanoculleus oceani, a single genomic window includes:
- a CDS encoding ABC transporter ATP-binding protein encodes MPVISFEHVSKVYPLPAGDVVALDGVDIAIEQGEFVLVMGPSGSGKSTLLNIMGSLDVPTSGEVTIAGNRIGGMDDDDLTLLRRDHIGFVFQQFNLIPLLSVVENVEYPLILKGRQDGSRERAQEVLAAVGIAETHFTHKPGELSGGQQQRVAIARALVNDPDFLLCDEPTGNLDSKTGTAIMDLLDRMNREEGKTVVMVTHDPHMTDYADRTIRLVDGRVAE; translated from the coding sequence ATGCCGGTCATCAGTTTCGAGCACGTGAGCAAGGTCTACCCCCTCCCCGCCGGCGACGTCGTGGCGCTCGACGGGGTCGATATCGCCATCGAGCAGGGCGAGTTCGTCCTGGTCATGGGGCCGTCGGGGTCGGGGAAGTCGACGCTCTTAAACATCATGGGGTCGCTCGACGTCCCGACCTCGGGCGAGGTCACCATCGCCGGCAACCGGATCGGCGGGATGGACGACGACGACCTGACCCTGCTACGGCGGGACCACATCGGGTTCGTCTTCCAGCAGTTCAACCTGATCCCGCTGCTCTCGGTGGTCGAGAACGTCGAGTATCCGCTCATCCTCAAAGGCCGGCAGGACGGGTCCCGCGAGCGGGCACAGGAGGTCCTCGCCGCGGTCGGGATCGCGGAGACGCACTTCACCCACAAGCCGGGCGAACTCTCCGGCGGGCAGCAGCAGCGGGTCGCGATCGCCCGGGCACTCGTCAACGACCCCGACTTCCTCCTCTGCGACGAGCCGACCGGGAACCTGGACTCGAAGACCGGCACCGCCATCATGGACCTCCTGGACCGGATGAACCGCGAGGAGGGCAAGACCGTCGTCATGGTCACCCACGACCCCCACATGACCGACTACGCCGACCGGACGATCCGGCTCGTCGACGGGAGGGTGGCAGAATGA
- a CDS encoding ABC transporter permease translates to MTFFNLARRNVSRHWLRSVLAVIGIVIGVIAIATLGIMGNSIGLMFGDMVTDVGDTLIVSPATGVGGGKLTERQVADITRAVGSNLVIPFSSTADKISVGEKEGGAMLYAIPAGDIPSLLEVESGAYPRDTGAGCLIGSQLAANSRENGLKLGARVRIGGETLRVVGVLEERGMGFDINPDYAIVVPYSWYSSHYDEDDYDQVIVKVRDVKDIDAVKESIEQRMNRREDVVTVMDTRGILESIFEATESITVFLMGIGAVSLIVAGVSILNVMLMSVTERIKEIGVLRSIGTRRSEVMRMFIYEALFLGLAGALIGGMLSFGAGYVVTAIFVGNADYLFDPTSLLYIIFGMAFGVITSVASGLYPAWKAANLNPIQALRHE, encoded by the coding sequence ATGACTTTCTTCAACCTTGCCCGCCGGAACGTCAGCCGTCACTGGCTCCGGTCGGTCCTTGCGGTCATCGGTATCGTCATCGGGGTGATCGCGATCGCCACCCTCGGGATCATGGGCAACAGCATCGGCCTCATGTTCGGCGACATGGTCACCGACGTCGGCGACACCCTCATCGTCTCTCCGGCGACGGGCGTGGGCGGGGGAAAACTCACCGAACGGCAGGTTGCCGATATCACACGGGCGGTCGGCTCCAACCTGGTCATACCGTTCTCGAGCACCGCCGATAAGATCTCCGTGGGCGAAAAGGAGGGCGGCGCGATGCTCTACGCGATCCCTGCCGGGGATATCCCCTCTCTGCTCGAGGTGGAGTCGGGAGCCTACCCGAGGGATACGGGCGCCGGGTGCCTGATCGGGAGTCAGCTTGCCGCGAACAGCAGGGAAAACGGCCTGAAACTCGGTGCCCGGGTCAGGATAGGCGGCGAAACCCTCCGGGTCGTCGGCGTGCTCGAAGAGCGGGGGATGGGGTTCGACATCAACCCCGACTACGCCATCGTCGTGCCCTACTCCTGGTACTCGAGTCACTACGACGAGGACGATTACGACCAGGTGATCGTGAAGGTCAGAGACGTCAAGGATATCGACGCGGTCAAGGAGTCGATCGAGCAGAGGATGAACCGGCGGGAGGACGTCGTCACCGTCATGGACACCAGGGGGATCCTCGAGAGCATCTTTGAGGCCACCGAGTCGATCACGGTCTTTCTGATGGGCATCGGTGCGGTATCGCTCATCGTCGCCGGCGTCTCGATCCTAAACGTGATGCTGATGTCGGTGACCGAGCGGATCAAGGAGATCGGTGTCCTGCGGAGCATCGGCACCCGCCGGAGCGAGGTGATGCGGATGTTCATCTACGAGGCCCTCTTCCTCGGCCTTGCGGGTGCCCTCATCGGGGGAATGCTCAGTTTCGGCGCTGGCTACGTTGTGACGGCAATCTTCGTCGGGAACGCGGATTACCTCTTCGACCCGACGAGTCTTCTCTACATCATCTTCGGGATGGCCTTCGGCGTCATCACGAGCGTGGCCTCCGGCCTCTACCCGGCCTGGAAGGCGGCGAACTTAAACCCGATCCAGGCGTTGCGCCACGAGTGA